The Fluviicola sp. genome contains a region encoding:
- a CDS encoding four helix bundle protein: MEKIKRFEELHVWQKSRDFSKEIHTLFKHRSAFNERALSNQIIRSSGSIMDNIAEGFERGGNKEFLQYLWISKASAGESRSQLYRALDFGILQESDFLKLKSKAELLSVGIYRLIVQIKQSDLKGQKFID, translated from the coding sequence ATGGAAAAGATAAAACGTTTTGAAGAGTTACACGTTTGGCAGAAAAGCCGTGATTTTTCTAAGGAAATTCACACATTGTTTAAACATAGATCTGCGTTTAATGAACGAGCTTTAAGTAACCAAATTATTCGTTCAAGTGGAAGTATTATGGATAACATCGCCGAAGGATTTGAACGCGGGGGGAATAAAGAATTTTTACAGTATCTTTGGATTTCGAAAGCAAGCGCTGGAGAAAGTAGATCTCAACTATACCGGGCTTTGGACTTTGGAATACTTCAAGAATCTGATTTTTTGAAATTAAAATCGAAGGCCGAATTATTATCAGTTGGAATCTATCGTTTGATTGTTCAGATTAAGCAATCTGATCTCAAAGGACAAAAATTTATTGATTAA
- the asnS gene encoding asparagine--tRNA ligase yields MKRTKIADLLSQPKVGETYLVKGWVRSFRNDRFIQLNDGSTINNLQGVVEASNFDEAILKKITTAASIGLKGVLIESQGSGQAVELQVSEIEIIGEAHPDDVQKTILQPKKHSLDILREQAHLRFRTNLFGAVFRVRHAVSYAIHQFFNDRGFYYIHTPIITGSDAEGAGEMFRVTNLDAKNPPLTEDGSVNFAEDFFGKAVNLTVSGQLEGELAALALGQIYTFGPTFRAENSNTSRHLAEFWMIEPEVAFNDIHDNMDLAEDMLKYICEYVMKNCADDLKFLNEREAQEQQSKPQNERNELGLIERLQFVTTNDFKRITYTEAIEVLMNSNHYKKKKFKYDVNWGTDLQSEHERYLVEKEFKRPVIITDYPASFKAFYMRANDGCEPGKETVAAMDILFPGIGEMVGGSQREERLEILKKKCADFGIHEEELWWYLDTRRFGSVPHSGFGLGFERMVMFVTGMTNIRDVIPFPRTPQNAEF; encoded by the coding sequence ATGAAACGAACTAAAATTGCTGATTTATTAAGTCAACCGAAAGTCGGGGAAACTTACCTTGTGAAAGGCTGGGTGCGATCATTTCGCAACGACCGTTTTATTCAATTGAATGATGGTTCTACCATCAATAATTTGCAGGGTGTAGTGGAAGCGTCTAATTTTGACGAGGCAATTTTAAAGAAAATCACAACCGCTGCTTCTATTGGTTTGAAAGGTGTTCTGATCGAATCCCAGGGAAGCGGACAAGCAGTTGAATTGCAGGTTTCAGAAATTGAGATCATCGGTGAAGCACACCCGGATGATGTTCAGAAAACGATTTTACAGCCGAAAAAGCACAGTTTGGATATTTTGCGTGAACAGGCGCATTTGCGTTTCCGTACAAACTTGTTCGGGGCGGTTTTCAGAGTGCGTCACGCTGTGAGTTATGCCATCCACCAGTTCTTCAACGACCGCGGATTCTATTACATTCACACACCGATTATTACCGGTTCGGATGCAGAAGGAGCAGGAGAAATGTTCCGTGTAACGAACCTCGATGCGAAAAATCCACCGTTGACCGAAGACGGATCGGTGAACTTTGCAGAAGATTTTTTCGGAAAAGCAGTAAACTTAACGGTTTCCGGACAGCTGGAAGGAGAATTGGCAGCATTGGCTTTGGGCCAGATTTATACTTTCGGACCAACGTTCCGCGCTGAGAACTCGAATACATCGCGCCATTTGGCAGAATTCTGGATGATTGAGCCGGAAGTAGCTTTCAACGATATTCACGACAACATGGATTTGGCGGAAGACATGCTGAAATACATCTGTGAGTACGTGATGAAAAACTGTGCAGACGACCTGAAATTCCTGAACGAGCGCGAAGCGCAGGAGCAACAGTCGAAGCCGCAAAACGAGCGCAACGAATTGGGATTGATCGAACGTCTGCAGTTTGTAACGACCAATGATTTCAAACGCATTACGTATACCGAGGCCATCGAAGTATTGATGAACTCGAACCATTACAAGAAAAAGAAGTTCAAGTACGATGTGAACTGGGGAACTGATTTGCAATCGGAGCACGAACGCTATTTGGTGGAGAAAGAATTCAAGCGTCCGGTGATCATTACGGATTACCCGGCATCGTTCAAGGCATTCTACATGCGTGCAAACGACGGGTGTGAGCCAGGTAAAGAAACCGTTGCAGCGATGGACATCCTGTTCCCGGGAATCGGTGAGATGGTCGGAGGATCCCAGCGTGAAGAGCGTTTGGAAATACTGAAAAAGAAATGTGCAGATTTCGGGATCCATGAGGAAGAATTGTGGTGGTATCTGGATACACGCCGTTTTGGTTCTGTTCCGCATTCCGGTTTCGGACTGGGTTTTGAGCGAATGGTGATGTTTGTGACGGGTATGACCAATATCCGCGATGTGATTCCATTCCCGAGAACACCACAAAACGCGGAATTTTAA
- a CDS encoding AEC family transporter, with protein sequence MSNFILIAVCFLAGFLLRKSGVLAKGSHQGINVWIIYVALPAATLKYLPHIVWSTDLIIPLITPLICWFGAWLLAELVSKRFQFDRKTKAAFWIVTGLGNTSFVGFPLISAYYGEKYLSIAAVTDQMSFFVLAVFASIVAMQASGTAKADFKTISLKLLKFPPFIVIILALVLPHFISFEPITPLVSTLAATLSPLALFSVGLQFELGKMRDVLQPILAASLYKLILSPLIILGLAFAFQTGEMQTKISVFEASMGTMISAGILNDQFGLNPRLSNLIVFLTILLSFVTSGIWYYLLEILV encoded by the coding sequence ATGTCCAATTTTATCCTGATAGCAGTTTGTTTTCTGGCCGGCTTCTTACTCCGGAAATCGGGAGTTTTGGCGAAAGGCAGTCACCAGGGAATTAACGTCTGGATTATTTATGTAGCGCTTCCTGCCGCAACATTGAAATACCTTCCCCACATTGTTTGGTCTACTGACCTTATTATCCCGTTAATTACTCCTTTGATCTGCTGGTTCGGTGCCTGGCTGCTTGCTGAATTGGTCTCAAAACGCTTTCAGTTTGACCGGAAAACCAAAGCTGCTTTTTGGATCGTCACCGGATTGGGAAATACTTCTTTTGTCGGTTTTCCGCTAATTTCTGCTTATTATGGCGAAAAATACCTGTCGATTGCCGCTGTGACAGACCAAATGTCCTTTTTTGTACTGGCAGTATTCGCGTCGATTGTTGCCATGCAGGCTTCCGGAACAGCAAAGGCGGATTTCAAAACGATTAGTCTGAAGCTCCTGAAATTCCCGCCGTTTATTGTTATCATCCTTGCATTGGTTTTGCCGCATTTCATCTCTTTTGAACCGATTACTCCCTTGGTTTCTACCCTGGCGGCAACCTTGTCTCCATTGGCTTTATTTTCGGTTGGGTTGCAATTTGAATTGGGGAAAATGCGCGATGTACTCCAGCCAATTTTGGCGGCTTCATTGTATAAACTCATTCTTTCCCCGCTGATTATTTTGGGGTTGGCTTTTGCTTTCCAGACCGGGGAAATGCAAACCAAAATTTCTGTTTTTGAGGCTTCCATGGGAACGATGATCAGCGCGGGGATTTTGAATGATCAATTCGGTTTGAATCCGCGGTTGAGCAACCTGATTGTTTTCCTGACGATTTTGCTGTCGTTTGTAACGAGTGGAATTTGGTATTACCTGCTGGAAATCCTCGTGTGA